The following coding sequences are from one Kiritimatiellales bacterium window:
- a CDS encoding acetylxylan esterase yields the protein MPLTFDMPLEKLREYQGINPRPADFDQYWDAALAEMNAVDPQIEIIPDPDFQTPFATCSHLWFTGVGGARIHANLIQPKNAPGKHPAVLHFHGYSGNCGDWTDKLGYAAAGFTVAALDCRGQGGLSEDSGAVKGTTMSGQIIRGLDDSPEKLLFRQIFLDTAQLAKIVMAMPDVDEKRVGASGGSQGGALTLACAALEPRIKRAAPIFPFLSDYLRVWQMDQAKEAYEELKTFFRRHDPTHARAAELFTRLGYIDIQNFAPRIKAHVMMGTGLMDTICPPSTQFAAYNKITAQKEMVIYPDFGHENLPGFSDKTFQFMLGL from the coding sequence GATATGCCGCTGGAAAAACTGCGTGAGTATCAAGGAATTAATCCGCGCCCAGCGGATTTCGATCAATATTGGGACGCCGCGCTGGCCGAAATGAACGCCGTCGATCCGCAGATTGAAATTATTCCCGATCCTGATTTTCAAACACCGTTCGCAACCTGTTCGCATCTGTGGTTTACCGGCGTCGGCGGCGCGCGTATTCACGCCAATTTAATTCAGCCGAAAAACGCGCCGGGAAAACATCCGGCGGTACTGCATTTTCACGGTTATTCCGGAAATTGCGGTGACTGGACTGACAAACTCGGTTATGCCGCCGCCGGTTTTACCGTCGCCGCGCTTGACTGCCGCGGGCAGGGCGGGCTCTCCGAAGATTCCGGCGCCGTAAAAGGAACCACTATGAGCGGACAAATTATTCGCGGACTCGATGATTCGCCGGAAAAACTGTTGTTCCGGCAGATCTTTCTCGACACCGCCCAGCTCGCAAAAATTGTGATGGCCATGCCGGACGTTGATGAAAAACGCGTCGGCGCATCCGGCGGCAGTCAGGGCGGCGCACTCACACTCGCCTGCGCCGCGCTCGAGCCGCGCATTAAACGTGCGGCACCGATATTTCCATTCCTTTCCGATTATCTCCGCGTCTGGCAGATGGATCAGGCAAAAGAGGCGTATGAAGAGCTCAAAACATTTTTCCGCCGGCACGATCCGACGCATGCCCGCGCAGCAGAGCTGTTCACCAGACTCGGTTATATCGACATTCAAAACTTCGCGCCGCGCATCAAAGCACACGTTATGATGGGCACCGGATTAATGGACACCATTTGTCCGCCGTCCACCCAGTTTGCCGCTTATAATAAAATCACCGCTCAAAAAGAAATGGTTATTTATCCTGACTTCGGCCACGAAAATCTGCCGGGATTTTCGGATAAGACATTTCAATTTATGCTGGGGTTGTAA
- the def gene encoding peptide deformylase, producing the protein MSGNVTIFGNPVLRTKAVPVGAVTDELRELAEHMLKIMYAAQGVGLAAEQIGRTESIFVIDIPADGIKDNPGVQMPLIAINPEIIGMSDETAVAEEGCLSFPKLYVPVRRPADVVLRYTDQNGQSQVVSAKGLLARAIQHENDHLNGVLLVDHMTAAEKIQHMLLLRKLKRQSKGNA; encoded by the coding sequence GTGTCAGGTAACGTTACAATCTTTGGAAATCCGGTGTTGCGAACAAAAGCGGTACCGGTGGGGGCGGTGACCGATGAACTCCGTGAGCTTGCGGAGCACATGCTGAAGATCATGTACGCCGCGCAGGGAGTCGGGCTGGCCGCGGAACAGATCGGCCGGACGGAATCCATTTTTGTGATCGATATTCCGGCGGACGGTATAAAGGACAATCCCGGTGTGCAGATGCCGCTGATTGCAATTAATCCGGAAATTATCGGCATGTCCGATGAAACTGCGGTCGCAGAAGAGGGCTGTTTGAGTTTCCCGAAACTGTATGTGCCGGTACGCCGTCCGGCGGACGTTGTTTTGCGGTATACTGACCAGAACGGTCAGTCGCAGGTTGTGAGTGCGAAAGGGCTGCTCGCGCGTGCCATTCAGCACGAGAATGATCATTTGAACGGTGTACTTCTCGTTGACCACATGACCGCCGCAGAAAAAATACAACACATGCTGCTGCTCAGAAAACTCAAGCGTCAGAGCAAAGGGAACGCATGA
- a CDS encoding EamA family transporter, which translates to MKLRGLLALLAGMTLFSTIEVASKIMQKRGAIAGNSPLWIATLRFLITGVILLLPSVHMLRRRSIKPARSDVIVLAGLGLIGVTVMSGFFHLAILYLPANAAALVFSCNPVFVVIFAALILNEKMTLQKTGAALLCIIGTGVLAIGKTAGISPRGIMLMIIALAAFAVYTVLFKKVTPRYGALPIAGLAALAGGIFLIPVALGFEGFPLFFFGTADWVGILYLALAGTALAYFLFIYGIGQVEAGIGAMSFFLKPFLAALFARLLLGENLTPPMLAGGTFILAGMAAALRKKKSAKFD; encoded by the coding sequence ATGAAGCTGCGCGGATTGCTGGCGCTGCTCGCGGGAATGACGCTGTTCAGTACGATTGAGGTTGCGTCGAAAATAATGCAGAAACGCGGGGCGATCGCCGGGAATTCTCCGCTTTGGATCGCCACGCTTCGTTTTCTTATCACCGGCGTCATTCTCCTGCTGCCTTCAGTACACATGCTGCGCCGGCGCAGCATAAAACCGGCACGCAGTGATGTCATCGTTCTTGCCGGACTTGGATTGATCGGCGTAACGGTCATGTCGGGATTTTTTCATCTTGCGATTCTGTATCTGCCCGCGAATGCAGCGGCGCTGGTGTTCAGTTGTAACCCGGTGTTTGTGGTAATTTTTGCGGCGCTGATTCTGAACGAAAAAATGACATTGCAAAAAACCGGCGCCGCACTGTTGTGTATCATTGGAACCGGTGTGCTGGCCATCGGTAAAACGGCCGGGATCTCGCCGCGCGGGATTATGTTAATGATTATTGCGCTCGCGGCCTTTGCGGTATACACCGTGCTGTTTAAAAAAGTGACGCCACGGTACGGCGCACTGCCGATCGCCGGTCTCGCCGCACTTGCCGGCGGAATTTTTTTAATTCCGGTTGCACTCGGATTCGAAGGATTCCCGCTGTTTTTCTTCGGCACAGCCGATTGGGTTGGGATTCTTTATCTCGCGCTCGCCGGAACGGCGCTCGCCTATTTTCTATTTATTTACGGGATCGGGCAGGTTGAGGCCGGTATCGGTGCAATGTCGTTTTTTCTAAAGCCGTTTCTCGCCGCACTGTTTGCGCGGCTGCTGCTCGGCGAAAATTTAACGCCGCCGATGCTCGCCGGCGGCACATTTATTCTGGCCGGCATGGCGGCGGCGCTGAGGAAGAAAAAATCTGCTAAATTTGACTGA
- a CDS encoding alpha/beta fold hydrolase, whose translation MSLIVRIIFICALLYAGILCWMWIRQEKFLFQPKHENPPAAFEHFRWDRTIDGFWHEGWFIDKKKPVTVIYHGGNAEDLANHVEIMFNGLDANVLMINYRGYGLSAGKPGEKVMVSDAIQLYDLFRAETGTPAEQLFLMGRSLGTGIAVQVAAARPSAGLILVTPYAKIEDAARFQYPFLPPLNLLLRHRFRSIDYVTTIQTPALILLAAHDEMIPLQSGETLAEIYAGTKKIITLPTGHMDIHEIPEYFAAMNKFIKSAGSVRAN comes from the coding sequence ATGAGTCTCATCGTTCGCATCATTTTTATCTGCGCCCTGCTCTATGCCGGAATTTTATGCTGGATGTGGATCCGGCAGGAAAAATTTCTGTTTCAGCCCAAGCATGAAAATCCGCCGGCGGCATTTGAACATTTCCGGTGGGATCGCACCATCGACGGCTTTTGGCATGAGGGCTGGTTTATTGATAAAAAGAAACCGGTCACCGTGATTTACCACGGCGGCAACGCCGAGGATCTGGCGAATCATGTTGAAATCATGTTCAACGGACTTGATGCCAACGTGCTGATGATCAACTATCGCGGCTACGGATTAAGCGCCGGCAAACCCGGTGAAAAAGTCATGGTTTCTGATGCGATACAACTGTATGACCTGTTCCGCGCAGAAACCGGCACGCCGGCGGAACAACTGTTTCTGATGGGACGGAGTCTCGGCACCGGCATTGCGGTACAGGTTGCTGCCGCACGGCCAAGCGCCGGATTGATCCTCGTTACACCCTACGCCAAAATTGAAGATGCCGCGCGCTTTCAATATCCGTTTCTGCCGCCGCTCAATTTGCTGCTTCGGCACAGATTCCGTTCCATTGATTATGTGACAACCATTCAAACGCCGGCTTTAATTCTGCTTGCAGCGCACGACGAAATGATTCCGCTGCAAAGCGGCGAAACACTTGCTGAAATATATGCCGGTACAAAAAAAATTATTACTCTGCCGACGGGTCACATGGATATTCATGAAATACCGGAATATTTCGCGGCGATGAACAAATTCATCAAATCCGCCGGGTCGGTTAGAGCTAACTGA
- a CDS encoding nitroreductase family protein: MKFIELATKRVSVRSYKSDPVPENLLNEILEAGRLAPTACNLQPFKFIVVRDKKRIAGLTPERYPWFADAPVIIVICTLPEIAWKRKCDNRCLVDLDAGIAIDHMTLAAAELGLGTCWIGAFDPEIVRRVLEIPDSSEPLIMLTLGTPNDTGRPKVRKPLSELVVQEKF; encoded by the coding sequence ATGAAGTTTATTGAGCTCGCCACAAAACGCGTCAGTGTCCGTTCCTATAAATCTGATCCGGTACCGGAAAACCTGCTTAATGAAATCCTGGAAGCCGGACGCCTCGCACCGACCGCCTGCAACCTGCAGCCGTTTAAATTTATTGTCGTGCGTGATAAAAAGCGCATTGCCGGACTGACGCCGGAACGCTATCCGTGGTTTGCCGACGCGCCGGTTATTATTGTCATCTGTACGCTGCCGGAAATTGCGTGGAAGCGGAAATGCGACAACCGCTGTCTGGTTGACCTTGATGCCGGAATAGCAATCGACCATATGACGCTGGCTGCCGCCGAGCTCGGACTCGGCACCTGCTGGATCGGTGCGTTTGATCCGGAGATTGTCCGGCGCGTTTTAGAGATTCCCGACTCATCTGAACCCCTGATCATGCTCACGCTCGGTACCCCGAACGACACCGGACGCCCGAAAGTCCGCAAACCGTTAAGCGAGCTTGTTGTTCAGGAAAAATTTTAG
- a CDS encoding dCMP deaminase family protein, which yields MNKKQRPGWDEYFMDIAHVVKSRANCSRRKVAAVIVRDKRIVSTGYNGTPRGIKNCDEGGCARCSSDAPSGQSLGDCVCCHAEENAIVQAAYHGISVKGGTLYCTNSPCLMCTKMIINAGIAEVVYDEEYCFGAQSRALFLEAGITCRQLIKPV from the coding sequence ATGAATAAAAAACAGCGCCCGGGCTGGGACGAGTATTTTATGGATATTGCGCATGTGGTGAAATCGCGTGCGAATTGCAGTCGCCGGAAAGTTGCGGCAGTGATCGTGCGCGATAAACGGATTGTTTCGACGGGCTATAACGGCACGCCGCGCGGAATTAAAAATTGTGATGAAGGCGGTTGTGCGCGCTGCAGTTCGGATGCGCCGTCGGGTCAGTCGCTCGGCGATTGTGTTTGCTGCCACGCAGAAGAAAATGCGATTGTGCAGGCGGCATATCACGGGATTTCGGTGAAGGGCGGAACGCTGTACTGTACGAACAGTCCGTGTCTGATGTGCACAAAGATGATCATTAACGCCGGGATTGCTGAAGTGGTATATGACGAGGAATATTGTTTCGGCGCGCAGTCGCGCGCGCTGTTTCTTGAAGCCGGGATTACCTGCCGGCAATTAATTAAACCGGTATAA
- a CDS encoding DUF3108 domain-containing protein, with product MEVGNRIVLLNSGFLICRMRRVLSGIGKELIKISIVLGFIIAAGNAGAMPFPVGEELIYGGTWNGIPVAWAKATVSNAEFNGKPVICLRVEIQTYAFFNAVFPVDDSYESLVDPETLLPVRYEKNLREGRYRCHEVTTFDFVTLKAHFERLTNGKMKVYDIQPTARDIVSFMYFMRGETLEPERETKHLVLADEKIYDLTIKTAEIEKISLPDYKQKIPSLRLMPEASLDDLFIRTGKATVWVSRDSRRLMTFAKASAPFGKIRLTLKEVNGAGDDFWIKEKKK from the coding sequence ATGGAAGTCGGGAATAGGATTGTACTGTTGAATTCCGGATTTTTAATTTGTCGTATGCGTCGGGTTTTGAGCGGTATCGGTAAAGAATTAATAAAAATTTCCATTGTGCTGGGTTTTATAATCGCCGCCGGCAATGCCGGCGCGATGCCGTTTCCGGTTGGTGAAGAGTTAATTTACGGCGGGACATGGAACGGTATTCCGGTGGCATGGGCAAAAGCTACCGTCAGCAACGCTGAATTTAACGGAAAGCCGGTGATTTGTCTGCGTGTTGAGATTCAAACGTACGCTTTTTTTAATGCAGTTTTCCCGGTGGACGACAGTTACGAAAGTCTGGTTGATCCTGAAACATTGCTGCCGGTGCGCTATGAAAAAAATCTGAGGGAAGGGCGCTACCGCTGTCACGAAGTGACCACGTTTGATTTCGTAACGTTGAAAGCGCATTTTGAACGGTTGACGAACGGCAAAATGAAGGTGTACGACATTCAACCGACCGCCCGTGATATTGTCAGCTTTATGTATTTTATGCGTGGTGAAACACTGGAGCCGGAACGTGAAACCAAACATCTGGTGCTGGCGGATGAAAAAATTTACGACCTGACGATAAAAACCGCCGAGATCGAAAAAATCAGCCTGCCGGATTATAAACAGAAGATTCCAAGCCTGCGGCTGATGCCGGAAGCGTCGCTTGACGACTTGTTTATCCGCACCGGAAAAGCTACGGTATGGGTGTCGCGCGATTCCCGCCGGCTGATGACGTTTGCAAAAGCGAGTGCGCCGTTCGGGAAAATCCGGTTGACACTGAAAGAGGTGAACGGCGCCGGCGATGATTTCTGGATCAAGGAAAAGAAAAAGTAG
- the kdsB gene encoding 3-deoxy-manno-octulosonate cytidylyltransferase produces MTAETKQVIGVIPARWASTRLPGKPLALIAGKPLIQRVVERVIQAETLSAVVVATDDQRIIDAVNDFGIAGVKAVMTRRDHPTGTDRIAEAVSGETCDALINIQGDEPLIDPALIDRLAGIISTGDWDMATAATPIENANDLNDPAKVKVVFAHDGRALYFSRATIPAVRDAGMDTDGAHWRHIGIYAYRRNYLLKLVNEPPCQLENLEKLEQLRALYIGCRMNVLQVNESGIGVDTPEDILKVENILKGMNLD; encoded by the coding sequence ATGACGGCAGAAACAAAACAAGTGATCGGTGTCATTCCGGCACGCTGGGCATCAACGCGACTGCCGGGTAAGCCGCTCGCACTGATCGCCGGAAAACCGCTGATTCAGCGCGTAGTTGAGCGTGTAATTCAGGCAGAAACTCTAAGCGCAGTGGTGGTTGCTACGGACGATCAGCGAATCATTGATGCTGTAAACGACTTTGGCATTGCCGGCGTTAAAGCGGTGATGACGCGCAGGGATCACCCGACCGGAACCGACCGCATCGCCGAAGCTGTTTCCGGTGAAACGTGTGATGCGCTGATTAATATCCAGGGCGACGAACCGCTGATTGATCCGGCGCTGATCGACCGGCTTGCCGGAATTATTTCCACCGGCGACTGGGATATGGCGACTGCCGCCACACCGATTGAAAACGCGAATGATTTAAATGATCCGGCAAAAGTAAAAGTTGTTTTTGCCCATGACGGACGCGCCCTCTATTTTTCACGCGCGACGATTCCGGCGGTGCGCGATGCCGGCATGGATACGGACGGCGCACATTGGCGGCACATCGGAATTTATGCGTACCGGCGCAATTATTTATTGAAGCTGGTAAACGAACCGCCGTGTCAGCTGGAAAATCTGGAAAAGCTTGAGCAGTTGCGCGCGCTGTATATCGGCTGCCGCATGAATGTGCTGCAAGTGAACGAATCCGGTATCGGTGTTGATACTCCGGAGGATATTTTGAAGGTGGAGAATATATTAAAGGGAATGAATCTGGATTAA
- the kdsA gene encoding 3-deoxy-8-phosphooctulonate synthase yields MTKVVKARGVKFGGKNPLALMAGPCVIENRALCMDIAKRLKAMSDKLNVPLVFKASYDKANRTSIHSYRGPGIAKGLEILAEIREKFNVPVLTDVHSEQEVPLAAQVVDILQIPAFLCRQTDLLIAAGESGKAVNVKKGQFLAPRDMKNIITKLESTGNKNIILTERGVSFGYNTLVADMRSLLIMREFGYPVVFDCTHSVQSPGGAGDCSGGDGKYAPYLAKAAVAVGVDGIFLETNVDPSKALSDKANAIPFKEVPKLWQTLTAINEVK; encoded by the coding sequence ATGACCAAAGTCGTAAAAGCAAGGGGCGTGAAGTTTGGCGGGAAAAACCCGCTGGCACTGATGGCAGGGCCGTGTGTGATTGAGAATCGCGCACTATGTATGGATATAGCAAAGCGCTTAAAGGCGATGTCGGATAAGCTGAACGTGCCGCTGGTATTTAAGGCATCGTATGACAAAGCAAACCGGACGTCGATTCACTCCTACCGCGGCCCCGGTATCGCCAAGGGACTGGAAATTCTCGCAGAGATCAGAGAAAAGTTTAATGTGCCGGTTTTAACGGATGTTCACAGTGAACAGGAAGTTCCGCTGGCAGCGCAGGTGGTGGATATTCTGCAGATTCCGGCGTTTCTCTGCCGGCAGACGGATCTGCTGATCGCCGCCGGTGAAAGCGGCAAGGCGGTGAATGTGAAGAAAGGTCAGTTTCTCGCACCGCGGGACATGAAAAATATTATAACAAAACTGGAGTCGACCGGTAACAAAAATATTATTCTGACGGAGCGCGGCGTATCGTTCGGCTACAACACGCTGGTGGCAGATATGCGGAGCCTGTTGATTATGCGCGAATTCGGTTATCCGGTGGTGTTCGACTGCACGCACAGCGTGCAGTCGCCGGGCGGCGCAGGCGATTGTTCCGGTGGTGACGGTAAATATGCGCCTTATCTGGCGAAAGCGGCAGTGGCGGTGGGCGTCGACGGAATTTTCCTGGAAACGAATGTTGACCCGTCGAAAGCGCTTTCGGATAAAGCCAATGCGATTCCTTTTAAAGAGGTGCCGAAGCTGTGGCAGACGCTGACAGCGATTAATGAGGTAAAATGA
- a CDS encoding LptA/OstA family protein: MNKRIFICFAGMLLSPAFAQNFSQMEISGFRVPEYDENGNMTSQFFGERAEIPGDGGDAKITGLRVELYKAGETAGVITSPLCFYNQKTRVATSEETVNADMDRIQLRGRGYVLHSNENTVRVLNESHVTIHDVMAAMDDEAVAGKKRDGTTVITSKELFMDYKARLVRFEQNVKVVDPQMVMDCDTLEVHFSENNEISWIEALGSVRMAQENEGREAVAGRATYDVKTDEFTLEDNPVLSDGRNKLYGERIRVWRKSNHAVSEPARAIIFPDDNNAEIRELLK; this comes from the coding sequence ATGAATAAACGGATCTTCATTTGCTTTGCCGGAATGTTACTTTCGCCGGCGTTTGCACAGAATTTTTCACAGATGGAAATCAGCGGTTTCCGTGTGCCGGAATATGATGAAAACGGGAATATGACGTCCCAGTTTTTTGGTGAACGTGCGGAAATTCCAGGTGACGGCGGCGATGCAAAAATTACCGGTTTACGCGTTGAACTGTATAAGGCGGGTGAAACGGCGGGTGTGATTACATCACCGCTCTGTTTTTACAATCAGAAAACACGTGTTGCGACATCGGAAGAGACGGTCAATGCAGATATGGACCGGATTCAGCTGCGCGGGCGCGGCTATGTGCTGCATTCAAATGAAAATACCGTGCGCGTACTGAATGAGAGCCATGTAACGATTCATGACGTCATGGCGGCGATGGATGATGAGGCAGTGGCGGGAAAAAAGCGTGATGGCACTACGGTGATCACATCGAAAGAGCTGTTTATGGATTATAAGGCGCGACTGGTGCGTTTTGAACAGAATGTAAAAGTAGTTGACCCGCAGATGGTGATGGACTGCGATACACTGGAAGTTCATTTTAGCGAAAACAATGAAATTAGCTGGATTGAGGCGCTCGGCAGCGTTAGGATGGCGCAGGAAAACGAAGGAAGAGAAGCTGTCGCCGGGCGTGCAACCTATGATGTTAAAACAGACGAGTTTACTCTGGAGGATAACCCGGTGCTTTCAGACGGCCGCAATAAACTGTACGGCGAACGGATTCGCGTGTGGCGCAAAAGCAACCATGCGGTCAGTGAACCGGCGCGTGCCATTATTTTTCCTGATGACAATAACGCCGAAATTCGTGAATTATTGAAATAG
- the lptB gene encoding LPS export ABC transporter ATP-binding protein, which translates to METNDYLVRTEKLVKSYRGRTVVNGVDVNVRTGEIVGLLGPNGAGKTTTFYMVTGLLHPTAGEVYFKGRNISKVPMYRRARMGMGYLSQEPSIFRKLTVQENVMAILETLPVSRKERRERLEFLLNELKISHLAKQPAYTLSGGERRRLEITRALVTNPALILLDEPFSGVDPLAVYEVQEIVKELRNKGLGVLITDHNVRETLAVVDRAYLMCEGKVLREGNSDFLVNDEESRRLYLGPRFCM; encoded by the coding sequence ATGGAAACGAACGATTACCTGGTTCGCACCGAAAAGCTGGTGAAAAGTTATCGTGGACGCACGGTGGTGAATGGCGTGGATGTGAACGTCCGTACCGGCGAAATTGTTGGACTGCTCGGTCCGAACGGTGCCGGCAAAACGACAACGTTTTATATGGTAACGGGTTTACTTCATCCTACTGCCGGCGAAGTATATTTTAAGGGGCGCAATATCTCTAAAGTCCCAATGTACCGGCGCGCACGGATGGGCATGGGATATCTTTCGCAGGAGCCGTCAATTTTCCGTAAGCTGACGGTGCAGGAAAATGTGATGGCGATTCTGGAAACTCTGCCGGTATCGCGCAAAGAACGCCGCGAGCGGCTGGAGTTCCTGCTGAATGAACTGAAAATTTCACACCTGGCAAAACAGCCGGCGTATACACTGTCCGGCGGCGAACGCCGGCGTCTGGAAATTACGCGTGCGCTGGTAACAAATCCGGCGCTGATCCTGCTTGATGAACCGTTTAGCGGCGTTGATCCGCTCGCAGTTTATGAAGTGCAGGAAATTGTTAAAGAACTGCGGAATAAAGGTCTCGGTGTTTTGATTACCGACCACAATGTACGCGAAACACTTGCAGTGGTTGACCGTGCATATCTAATGTGCGAAGGTAAGGTATTGCGCGAAGGCAACAGTGATTTTTTGGTTAACGATGAAGAGAGCCGCCGGCTCTATCTGGGACCGCGGTTCTGTATGTAA
- the raiA gene encoding ribosome-associated translation inhibitor RaiA, with protein sequence MKVYITGRQVEITDAIRDHIYDKVERTLTAFPRVEDVRIVIELQKLLHRTDVVVTGKDLHVEASSSDENLFKSIDDALIRMERQLRKLREKMISHYK encoded by the coding sequence ATGAAGGTATATATCACAGGACGCCAAGTCGAGATTACGGACGCAATCCGGGATCATATCTATGATAAGGTGGAGCGGACTCTGACTGCGTTTCCGCGCGTAGAGGATGTTCGTATTGTGATTGAACTTCAAAAGCTTTTGCATCGCACAGATGTTGTTGTTACAGGTAAGGATCTGCACGTGGAGGCGAGTTCATCGGATGAAAATCTGTTTAAGTCAATTGATGACGCATTGATAAGAATGGAGCGCCAGCTGCGGAAGTTGCGTGAAAAAATGATAAGTCATTACAAATAA
- the hprK gene encoding HPr(Ser) kinase/phosphatase codes for MSISLKQLFEAGKQRLGLELVSGGEISLNRTIEESALNRPGLALTGFFQYFAQRRLQVFGLAEFTYLKSLPQAEQEIRVRALLKKKIPGIVVARNRYPVPWLRDLAEAFHTPVFRTPLITSNFINECILLIEELTAPRGRLQGTMLEIMGIGVLLKGPAGIGKSEAALSLIKKGYSLVSDDVTEVIRQSGRLTTYANEMTRYHMEIRGVGIVHVPSLFGVSAIRRKAELDIVIELHPYVNDLEEERTGITPGEIEILGLRRPLYSLPVSSGRDMANIIEATALNYKLKLLGHDAAKELNEKIIEHFLRKTGKTDGR; via the coding sequence ATGTCAATTTCTCTCAAACAGCTTTTTGAAGCGGGCAAACAGCGCTTAGGACTGGAACTGGTGTCCGGCGGAGAAATATCGCTGAACCGTACGATCGAGGAGAGCGCACTGAACCGTCCCGGGCTGGCGCTCACCGGATTTTTTCAATATTTTGCGCAACGCCGGCTGCAGGTTTTCGGGCTGGCGGAATTCACCTATTTAAAAAGTCTGCCGCAGGCGGAACAGGAAATCCGTGTGCGTGCGCTGCTGAAAAAAAAGATTCCCGGCATCGTTGTTGCCCGCAACCGGTATCCGGTGCCGTGGCTGAGAGATCTGGCGGAGGCCTTTCATACACCGGTATTCCGCACGCCGTTGATCACTAGTAATTTTATTAACGAATGCATTCTTTTAATTGAAGAACTTACTGCGCCGCGCGGACGCCTGCAGGGAACGATGCTCGAAATTATGGGCATCGGGGTTCTGCTGAAAGGGCCGGCGGGCATCGGAAAGAGCGAAGCGGCGCTTTCGCTGATTAAAAAAGGATACAGTCTTGTTTCAGACGATGTCACTGAAGTGATCCGGCAGTCAGGACGATTAACAACATATGCCAATGAAATGACACGGTATCATATGGAAATTCGCGGCGTCGGCATCGTGCATGTGCCAAGCCTGTTCGGGGTATCCGCCATCCGGCGTAAGGCGGAGCTCGACATCGTGATAGAGCTTCACCCGTATGTGAACGATTTGGAAGAGGAGCGCACCGGAATCACTCCGGGTGAAATTGAAATTCTCGGACTCAGGCGCCCGCTTTACTCTCTGCCGGTCAGCTCCGGCAGGGATATGGCAAATATTATCGAAGCAACGGCATTAAATTATAAATTAAAACTGCTCGGTCATGATGCGGCCAAAGAACTGAACGAAAAAATAATTGAACATTTTTTACGTAAGACAGGAAAAACAGATGGCCGCTGA
- a CDS encoding HPr family phosphocarrier protein, which produces MAAEKEMIREIEVLNAYGIHARPAALLVKAAGKYRSDVFIGHDASDEVSAKSIMGLLTIEGHKGTKLRIRTCGVDAEAAMNEIIKLFETKFLED; this is translated from the coding sequence ATGGCCGCTGAAAAGGAAATGATTCGCGAAATTGAAGTGCTGAATGCCTATGGCATTCATGCGAGGCCGGCGGCGCTGCTGGTGAAAGCCGCCGGTAAATACCGCAGCGATGTTTTTATCGGCCATGATGCATCGGATGAAGTTTCAGCTAAAAGCATCATGGGGCTGCTGACGATTGAAGGACATAAAGGCACCAAGCTCCGCATTCGTACCTGCGGCGTCGACGCTGAAGCGGCGATGAACGAAATCATAAAACTTTTTGAAACTAAATTTCTTGAAGACTGA